Below is a window of Culturomica massiliensis DNA.
TATTCGGTATGTTTGGATGCGATATATCATACGCAATTGAATCCGACCATCAGTTTTTTGCATGAGCCGGGAGAGCGGCGTTATTCATTAGCTTTGGATATTGCCGAGATTTTTAAACCGATATTGGCGGATCGGTTGTTGTTTTCAATGTTTAACCGGAAACAGTTACGCGAATCCGATTTCGATCAGAACTTGAATCGTTGTTTATTAAAGCCGTCTTCCATGAAAAAAGTGGCACAGGAATGGGAGGAAAGGACAAAAGAGACGATCAAGCATAGAAAACTGGGAAGAAGTGTGAGTTATAAGCATCTGATTAAGTTGGAATGTTATAAACTGACAAAGCATTTATTAGGAATGGAAGAGTATAAACCCTTAAAAATATGGTGGTGAAATGTATGTGATTTTGGTATATGATGTGGATCAGAAAAGGACGGCAAAAATGTTGAAGTTGTGTCGACGTTATCTTTCCTGGATTCAGAATAGTGTATTTGAAGGGGAGATTTCTGAAGTTCAATTAAAGTATTTGGTCGTTGAAGCTAAAGAAATAATGAAAGAAAAAGATAGTCTGATTTTATTTAAAAGCAGGGATGAAAAATGGTTGGAAAAGGAAATTGTTGGGGATGAAAAAGCCAGTGTCTCGAATTTTTTGTAGCGTCAACCTATTTAGAGATATTGGCTATTCGAAACCGATTTATTAGATACTTGGGAAAAAAGTCCTTTGACATATTGAAAATAAGCAAGTTATAAATAGTCGTCGAAAGTCGGGGAAAATCTAAGAATTGGAGGTCGACTGCAAATAACTGTAAAAATTAACGGTTGCTTAGTTGATAAGATGTTGATTTTCATGTATATTCCAGGCAGTATTTAACGGCTTTTAATTGAACTAAGGTAGAATTGAAACGCTGGTAAGCCCTGAAAGGCAAGGCCGAAACATAATCTTTTAATTGAACTAAGGTAGAATTGAAACAAACTAAGATTAAACAAATTTCGTCTAGGTTTTTTAACTTTTAATTGAACTAAGGTAGAATTGAAACAGTTAAAAAATGTTAAATATAGACACCGTATAAATCTTTTAATTGAACTAAGGTAGAATTGAAACAAGCTCTTTTACGAATAACAGTGTTCGAATAAGTTTCTTTTAATTGAACTAAGGTAGAATTGAAACTTTTGTCAATATTATGTTAACTGTTAAATGTTTGACTTTTAATTGAACTAAGGTAGAATTGAAACGTTTCTTCGGGTACTTTGGTTTCGAATGGTTCCAACTTTTAATTGAACTAAGGTAGAATTGAAACTACCGAGGAGCAGATGAAGCATTACCAGTCGAACCCCTTTTAATTGAACTAAGGTAGAATTGAAACGCTGGTAAGCCCTGAAAGGCAAGGCCGAAACATAACTTTTAATTGAACTAAGGTAGAATTGAAACATAATATTTAACCTGCTCCGAAGGGTCAGCAGGATTACTTTTAATTGAACTAAGGTAGAATTGAAACATAATATTTAACCTGCTCCGAAGGGTCAGCAGGATCTTTTAATTGAACTAAGGTAGAATTGAAACACCACTCCTGCAACTTCTGTGCAGCACGCAAATCATCTTTTAATTGAACTAAGGTAGAATTGAAACAAAGTGAGCTTAGGAAAACACAGGTTGACTTGGTTAACTTTTAATTGAACTAAGGTAGAATTGAAACTTACTAATACGGAGAAGTTAGGTAAGGAACATATTGCTTTTAATTGAACTAAGGTAGAATTGAAACTTAGAACGCATAGGTTACAGACTGTAAGTTGCTATACTTTTAATTGAACTAAGGTAGAATTGAAACGATGATATACGACAGGGTTAAGGATGGTTCCTATTCCTTTTAATTGAACTAAGGTAGAATTGAAACACATCACCCTTCGATTCCTTTTTAGGGGCTTTGTCACTTTTAATTGAACTAAGGTAGAATTGAAACAAGCTTCTAAAACTGTGAAACAGGTAATGGAAGCCACTTTTAATTGAACTAAGGTAGAATTGAAACATATTCTGATCCCCTTTTCCATCAGCCTTTACCCATCTTTTAATTGAACTAAGGTAGAATTGAAACGGGTTTCCAATTCGCTACACCCGTAACCGTTCCTCCTTTTAATTGAACTAAGGTAGAATTGAAACGGAGATTTGTTGTCCGCCAGAACTACGAATACGGACTTTTAATTGAACTAAGGTAGAATTGAAACATGATTTGCAATTGCAGACCAAGGACAAAAAAATCCGCTTTTAATTGAACTAAGGTAGAATTGAAACTTATCGCCGTAGGTTTCATACACCCCCCTTTCAAGCTTTTAATTGAACTAAGGTAGAATTGAAACTGGGTTCAAACGGCGTTGCATCCGGCCGGCATTTCCCTTTTAATTGAACTAAGGTAGAATTGAAACGTTTAAACACGAGGTAGAACGGATACGCGCCGTTTCTTTTAATTGAACTAAGGTAGAATTGAAACATGCTTTCCAATGCCTGACTAACGGTAATTTGATGGCTTTTAATTGAACTAAGGTAGAATTGAAACACAATTTGAAATATGAAAGCAGATAAAAAGGCTATTCTTTTAATTGAACTAAGGTAGAATTGAAACCACTCCAGCAGGGCTTTTATTGTTGCCTGATCCGCTTTTAATTGAACTAAGGTAGAATTGAAACTACTTTTCGGAAGTTTTTCGAAGAGCATGGCTATGTCTTTTAATTGAACTAAGGTAGAATTGAAACTCGATTTCCTTCCTAAACAGATCCAAAGTTAACTCGCTTTTAATTGAACTAAGGTAGAATTGAAACTCTGGGAACAATAATTGCGGTGGCTGCCACCTTCACTTTTAATTGAACTAAGGTAGAATTGAAACATAACAACAGGAGTATTTATTTCGGCACGCTTACAACTTTTAATTGAACTAAGGTAGAATTGAAACAAGATGTAAAATGTGCTTTTGTAGATGGAAATAAAACTTTTAATTGAACTAAGGTAGAATTGAAACGGTGTATATTTTTTATCTAAAAACATATCACCTTTACTTTTAATTGAACTAAGGTAGAATTGAAACTCCTGTACATTCACTTGTACATTTTCTTTACACAACCTTTTAATTGAACTAAGGTAGAATTGAAACACCTGTTTAAAGTCATCATCGCTATTGCCTTTCCTCTTTTAATTGAACTAAGGTAGAATTGAAACTTTTTAAAATTTGTGCGATAAACAAATTCCGTATATCTTTTAATTGAACTAAGGTAGAATTGAAACTAGCAACAAATCCCCTAATTTCCTGGCATTATCACTTTTAATTGAACTAAGGTAGAATTAAGATTTTTGATCTAATGTGTATTTTTGTTTTGTAAGCGGTTTTTAATTGAGTCGATAGGTGATTATCTATGGAAAAAATAATATCTTTGATATTCTGAAAAGTAGGTAGTGTTTATGAAAATACGTTCTCCATACGATAGGGGTGATTTGCATATCAAGAAACGTGACAGGGTGCTGGAGATTGGGCCGGGGCACAATCCTTCCGTGCGCTCTGATGTGATTGCCGAAAAGTTTGTCGATTCGAATTATCACCGTTGCGGGGATATGAAAATCTATCCTCACCAGACATTTATCGAGGCAGACGGTGAAAATCTTCCGTTTAAGGATAAGGAGTTTGATTATGTCATTTGTAACCAAGTACTCGAGCATGTGGAATCGCCGGAAAAGTTTATTGCCGAGCAATGCCGGGTGGCTAAACGGGGGTATATCGAAACGCCGAGTTTGTTGGGAGAATTTTTGTTTCCCAAGTTGTCGCATAAATGGGTTATCCTGGATATCGATAATAAGCTGGTTATGTATGAAAAGTCGCTGATGCCCGGGAATTATGCCCATAATTACGGGGAACTGTTTTTGAATTATCTGCCTTTTCAATCTTTACCCTATAAGCTTTTGTGGCTTACGGAGGGGGATATCATGCTCAATCGTTATGAGTGGCGGGATAATATCGAGGTGGTTGTTAATCCGCAGGATCCTTATTACCTTTCTTTTTTTACACAGCCGTGGAGCCGGGAAATGGTGGAAAAGCTCTATCCCAGACGTTCCGCTTCGAAGGAAGTGCGTAAGACGCTCGGCGCATTAAATTATCTTTTGAAACAAAAGCTACGTCAGAAATTTTCCAAACGTCCCCCGCTTTTGACACTGGCAGAATATATGGAACGGCAACGGTCTTAGTCTGGAGATGGTAAGGTGTTTGACGGTTAAAAGAAATTGTATTTTATTCCGGTAGCATCGGTTTTTAATTTTTACCGTTTTTTTGAATGCGCCGGCAAAGGAGGTGCATAAAACGTTTGGGACCCAGTATTTTCAGGGCGATGATCCAGGCGGTAGGATGGGCTGTGATGTCCGACCAACGAGGTACGTATGGTTTTACGGCTGTCAGGTAAGGATGGATGTCTGTTTGCGGAGAACTGAGCCGGGCGGAAATCAGGCGGCGGAAAAGCCGGGTGAAAGCGGTGACCCGGGCGGGACGCAGAAGGGGGTATTCGGTCATTTTGGCATAGGTGCGCAGGTGGGCTTCAAACAGGTCGATGTGTTTCGGAAAAGTGTAGGCGGATGTTAGGGAGTTGTTGCGTATGCGGTAATAATAACGGCCCTGGCCGGAGATACAGACCCGGTTTACCCGTTCGACGAAGTCGGCGACAAGGTAGGTGTCTTCGGATACATGGCCTTCCCGGTAGCGGAGTCCTTCGAATACGGTGCGCCGGAATATTTTGTTCAGGTTGGCGAAATGGAGGATGTTGCCTTCCCACCAGTTAAGCAGTATCCGGTCTTTCCCCTCGATGAGTTGCGGGCGTACTTCCAACTTTTCCTGCCGTCCGTTTTCGTAGCAATTGATGTAGGGAAATTGCAGGATGTCTATGTCAGGATGAGCTTCGAGATAGCGGACGTTTTCGTAAGTGTCGGGTGAAACGGAGTCGTCGGGGTCGAGCATGGTGAGGTATTTGCCGGTGCATTTGTCCAGGGCTGCGTTGCGGGCACTGCTGACACCGCCGTTGGTTTTACGGATCACCTTAAAACGGGAGTCGGCTGCGGCATAACGGTCGCAGATCAGGCCCGAACCGTCTGTCGAGCCGTCGTCGACAAGCAATGCTTCGAAGTCACGGAAAGTTTGTGCCTGTAAACTGTCCAGACATTCGCCGATGTAAGGCGATACGTTGTAAACAGGAATGATGATGCTGAGCAGGGGTGTGTTCATTGCGCCGTTTTTTTATTTATGCGAATATAGTTTTTCTACGCCGATATTTCTTTAATTTTGCTGTAAATAAGTCGGCCGGTTTGTTTGGAATGTTTGTTATTTTTTCAGATAAGCAGGATCGGAGGATACGGTAATTGTCGTTAATTTATAATTTAGCTTTGAAATATGCCTTTACTGACTATTGTTATACCGGTTTATAATGCGGAAAATTATCTGAAACCCTGCCTGGATTCGGTAGCAGCTCAGGAGTTTACAGATTATGAACTGGTGTTGGTGGACGACGGATCGGCAGACGGATCGGGGAGGATATGCGACGAATATGCCGTACGTGATCCGCGGATCAGGGTGATTCATCAGTCTAACGGCGGACAGGCAGCGGCCCGTAACCGGGGAATCGATGCTGCCGTAGGCGATTATGTCGGTTTTTGTGATAATGACGATATTCTGCATCCTTCTATTTTCCGGGTGTTGCTTGAAAATGCCGGCGCAGCCGGGGCCGATATTTCGGCTTGTTCGTATAACGAAAGGGATATGCGGGGGAAGGTGTCGCACGACCGGCATTCGGGGGAGACACTCTATCTGTCGAACCGGGGAGGGATGGAGCAATTTCTTTCACGGGAGAAGATGGATATTTATGTGTGGACGAAGATATACAGGCGGACATTTCTGGAGGCCCACGGTATCCGTTTCGAACAAGGGAGGAACGATGAGGATTTTTTGTTCAATTATGCCGCTTTCCGGCGGGCAGGACAGACTGTATTTACCGACCGGGCCCTGTATACCTACAATGTGCGGGATGATTCGGAATGCCGGATGTTTTATAGGAAGGATTTACGGCGTTACCTGCACAACACCTTGTATCGTACTTATAAGATCGAGTCTGGGATACGCAGGGAGTATCCGGAATTGCTTTCTTTGGCCAAACGGCAGACAATCCGTTACCACATAATGATGATCGGCAGGATTATACAGACCGGCTATCGTTTGTCAGAACCCTATTTTTCGTATATGATGCGTTATTTGCGGGAAAACCGCCGACAGGTGATTGCACAACGGAATTATTGGGGAATGTCCCGGTTGGGGATTAGCCTGTTATTGCTGTTACCGCCCCGTTGGTATTGTTTTTACAGGCGCATCCTCGAAAAAGTAAGGAAATAAATTTACAGATTGCTGTAAAATTCCTTCCACAAGGTGTCGTTTAAGGGCGGTGTGGCCGCGATGGTGACACGCTCTTTACTGACGGGATGGATAAAACTGATTTCGCGGGCGTGCAGGCTGATACCTCCGTTTTCATTTGAGCGCGGGAAACCGTATTTCAGGTCGCCTTTGATAGGGCAGCCGATCTTGGCCAACTGGCAGCGTATCTGGTGGTGGCGGCCGGTGCACAATTTGATTTCCAACAGGTAGTATCTTTGGGAATGGCCGATCAGTTTGTATTCCAGAATGGCTTTTTTACTCCCCTTTTTTTCCTTTTCGTAGGCGTAGGATTTATTCTTTTCGGAGTCTTTGATCATGTAATGTATCAATGTCCCGTTGTCCTGAGGCGGCAGGTTGCCGACAATGGCCCAGTATTTTTTGGAGATTTCCTCGTCGTGTTCCTGAAACATTTTATTCAGTCGGGCCAGGGCTTTGCTGGTACGGGCAAACAATACGACACCGCTTACCGGGCGGTCGATGCGATGGGGCACTCCCAGAAATACGTCTCCCGGTTTGTTGTATTTTTTTTTGATGTAACTCTTTACTTCTTCACTCAGAGGCGTGTCTCCGGTTTTGTCTCCCTGCACGATGTCGGAGTTCTTTTTGTTGACAGCAATGATATGGTTGTCCTCGTATAAAATTTCCAGCATTGGATTTAGTTTTATGAAATCGGTGCAAAAGTACGAAATTCTTTTGCTATTTCCGATTTTTGACTGCATGAATCAGCCGTTTTGTTTGTTTTATAGAATTGAAATATTTCACTAAACGGCAGTAAATGCAGTAGTAAACCGCTTTTAATTGAATCCGGCAAATTGAATCGATCAGAATGTATTTGTTGGATAGCTGTCCTACATTCAGAACAATTGAGTATCTGTAAAAAGAAAAAATGGGACGAAATGATAATTGTTTGACACATTTTGTTAATTAATTATCTATATATAATTTGTAATTTTGTTGCATTGATAAAAAGTAAAGTTTAAGTTATGCTTATTACGGGTGCTAAATTAAAGATCAACGGTTCGGAATACGATATTCTCCGGATGAATTATGGTTTCTATCGGAAAATAGATCGTAAGGGGCGTCCGGGCTCGGGGGTCCGCGGAGGGAGCCTTTGTGTACAGTTTGAATCGGGAAGAGATAATGCTGTTCTTCAGCAAATGTTACTGGAAGATGTACCTCCTGTCAGGGGCTGCATCGAGGTGGTGACTGGGCAGGATGGTCAACGGATGAGGTACATCGAATTCGAAACGGCATATATTTGTTCGCAGGAGGAAAATATGTTTGCCGGTTCCGTATATCCTATGTTGACCACAGTGGTAATCAGTCCCGTCCGCCTTGACATTGACGGCAAGGTACGGCTTGATCGTCGCTGGCCTGAAACTTATGGTTTCTGGTGGCAGGTGTATAGGCCGGAAAATATGAAATGCGCAAAAAAGGAAGTGACAGAGGAGAAAAAGCCTGTTACTGTTTTGGTGAGGAAAATCAAAGGGCCTGAAATGGCTTTGGTCGGTTCGGAAGCCGAATATGAGGTAACGGATTATAGCATCAGGGAAGTAAGTTCTCACAATAAGCTCCGGATCAAATGGGTGGTAGAGACCGGCGGTAAAAGATATGTACAAACCGGACAAGGGGAAAAAATTAGAATAACCATGGCAGAAGCATGGGTGGGCAAAGAAATTACCGTGATGGCATATCTGAAAAAACCGGTAGAGAGTGTGAGTGTAAAAACCAGGGTAGAGAGATGGTTTTTGCCCCGCGTCCTGGTCCAGACCCGGACAAAAGAGGGATTCGGGACGAAGAGTGAGCGGTCGCAATTGGAATATGAGGACTGTGAAGGAAAAGGACTAACCCCCGTAAGTGCTCAGATCGCTGTCGATATGCACTATGGGGATGGAAAGACACATACCGGTCATTTCACGTTGGGGAGTATCAAAGATGCAAATGTTTTGCAAAATATTAACGAACTCAATCTACGGTACAATGATTCGGAATTGTTTAACTTATTCAGGGAGCTTATCCGCTACACGTCGATGGGTTCCCTCGAATCTCATAATTTAGAAATGGTCGGCCATGTTCAAAAGCAAACCTATCAAAATCCTCAAATGCAGCATAAAGACCGAAGACTTACCGAGGCGGTATTCGGGCATGAGAGTACAATGAAATTTGTTAAAACAATAACAGATGCATTTAAATATGCAATATCAGAAAGTGAAGGTAATCTCAATAAGGCTCATATACTGAAAGCTTTTGAAGATACAAGTTTTCCGAAACGTCCCTCTTTTTCCGGTAAAATGGATCGATTGAAAGGTTTGACCATAGCTCTTAATGATACATGGGGATTCAGGGTGACAATTACCCGATATTCGTTAAATGCGGATACGAAAGAGTGTACTGCCGTCCTCAGGTATAGAATTTTCGATCATTTCGGATTGGATACAGACGATATCGAAAGTTACGGCACCAAGGAAAAAGTGATGAAAAAATCAGGCGGTCTCGGTACGATTGCCGATCATATGACGATGCCTCGCGACGAGAGGGGTAATCCGCTGATACAGCAAAGTGTGGCCAGGTCGGTAGCTGAAGAGATTGCCAACGGATTTTGTGCCTGGTTTATTTTACAACATTTGCGTGGTTATAAGCCTTTTGTGACGATTATGGAAACAGAGGAAACTTTAACGTTTAGCATATGAAGAAAAATGTAATCCGGCTGTTGGCGTGCGTGTTGATCGGAGCACTGATCTGGTGGTTATATTCGGATGATTACGATAGTGGTAAACCGACCGAATTTTATAAAATAGAAGAAAGTAAGACGGATAGGGTTTCTTACGAAATTTATGTTGTACATAATGCACCTTACGATACTTTGGAGATAAAAAAAGTAATTGAGAAATTTAATTTGGAAACCTGGTCAATCGATTCGTTAAAAAAGTATGGTGGCGGAGGGCGTTTGTTTTATCGTGAAACGAAATACATGACCCGTCATTTTAAGGAGGGTGCACCTTACGATCCTAAATACAGTTCGTGGGATAACACACAGGATTACAGAAATCATTTTAAGGATATTTTAATGACGACATCGTATAGTATAAACCCTGCAGGTGATGGGGACTGTTATTATAGATACTGGTTGTATTGGAATTATTGGAACAATATTGACGCAAAGTATGATAATAAAGTCCATATTTTATTCCGTGATCTGGATTCCCTTTATCGCGCTAAGAAAAAGGAATATGGAATTGAGGAGTAGTTTTAATATCTGTATGGTTACAAATCTTTTGTGACGATTATGGAAACAGAGGAAACTTTAACGTTTAGCATATGAAGAAAAAGGTAATTTGGCTGTTGGGGGTTGTGTCGATCGGAGCAGTGATCTGGTGGTTATTTTCGGATGATTACGATAGTGGTAAACCGACAGAATTTTATATGATAGTTGATAATATGGATAGAATAAAGAAATCCGGACATGAGATTTTTGTAGTGCATAATGCACCTTACGATACTTTAGAAATAAAAAAAGTCATTGAAAAATTTAACCTGGAAACATTGCCTGTAGATTCATTGAAAAAATATAGGGGATATGGTCGTATTTTTTATCGTGAAACGAAATACATGACTCGTCATTTTAAGGAGGGTGATCCTTATGATCCGGAATACAGTTCGTGGGATAATACTCAGGATTTCAGAAATCACTTTAAGGATATTTTAATGACGACATCGTATAGTATAAACCCTACCGGCAATGGGAAATGTTATTATTACTATTGGCTTTATTGGAATTATTGGAACAATATTGACGCAAAGTATGATAATAAAGTTAAAATTGTATTTTACAATCTGGATTCCCTTTATTGCGCTAAGAAAAAGGAATATGGAATTGAGGAGTAGTTTTAATGTCTGTGTGGTTATAAACCTTTTGTGACGACTATGGAAACAGAGGAAACTTTAACGTTTAGCATATGAAGAAAAATGTAATTTGGCTGTTAGGGATTGTGTCGATCGGAGCAGTGATCTGGTGGTTATTTTCGGATGATTACGATAGAGGTAAACCGACAGAATTTTATGAAATAGAAGACGGGATTTTTGTAGTGCATAATGCACCTTATGATACTTTAGAAATAAAAAAAGTAATTGAGAAATTTAATTTGGAAACCTGGTCAATCGATTCGTTAAAAAAATATGGTGGCGGAGGGCGTTTGTTTTATCGTGAAACGAAATACATGACTCGTCATTTTAAGGAGGGTGATCCTTATGATCCGGAATATAGTTCGTGGGATAATACTCAGGATTTCAGAAATCACTTTAAGGATATTTTAATGACGACATCGTATAGTATAAACCCTGCCGGCAATGGGAAATGTTATTATTACTATTGGCTTTATTGGAATTATTGGAACAATATTGACGCAAAGTATGATAATAAAGTTAAGATTGTATTTTAC
It encodes the following:
- the cas2 gene encoding CRISPR-associated endonuclease Cas2 — translated: MYVILVYDVDQKRTAKMLKLCRRYLSWIQNSVFEGEISEVQLKYLVVEAKEIMKEKDSLILFKSRDEKWLEKEIVGDEKASVSNFL
- a CDS encoding class I SAM-dependent methyltransferase, translated to MKIRSPYDRGDLHIKKRDRVLEIGPGHNPSVRSDVIAEKFVDSNYHRCGDMKIYPHQTFIEADGENLPFKDKEFDYVICNQVLEHVESPEKFIAEQCRVAKRGYIETPSLLGEFLFPKLSHKWVILDIDNKLVMYEKSLMPGNYAHNYGELFLNYLPFQSLPYKLLWLTEGDIMLNRYEWRDNIEVVVNPQDPYYLSFFTQPWSREMVEKLYPRRSASKEVRKTLGALNYLLKQKLRQKFSKRPPLLTLAEYMERQRS
- a CDS encoding glycosyltransferase family 2 protein, whose product is MNTPLLSIIIPVYNVSPYIGECLDSLQAQTFRDFEALLVDDGSTDGSGLICDRYAAADSRFKVIRKTNGGVSSARNAALDKCTGKYLTMLDPDDSVSPDTYENVRYLEAHPDIDILQFPYINCYENGRQEKLEVRPQLIEGKDRILLNWWEGNILHFANLNKIFRRTVFEGLRYREGHVSEDTYLVADFVERVNRVCISGQGRYYYRIRNNSLTSAYTFPKHIDLFEAHLRTYAKMTEYPLLRPARVTAFTRLFRRLISARLSSPQTDIHPYLTAVKPYVPRWSDITAHPTAWIIALKILGPKRFMHLLCRRIQKNGKN
- a CDS encoding glycosyltransferase — protein: MPLLTIVIPVYNAENYLKPCLDSVAAQEFTDYELVLVDDGSADGSGRICDEYAVRDPRIRVIHQSNGGQAAARNRGIDAAVGDYVGFCDNDDILHPSIFRVLLENAGAAGADISACSYNERDMRGKVSHDRHSGETLYLSNRGGMEQFLSREKMDIYVWTKIYRRTFLEAHGIRFEQGRNDEDFLFNYAAFRRAGQTVFTDRALYTYNVRDDSECRMFYRKDLRRYLHNTLYRTYKIESGIRREYPELLSLAKRQTIRYHIMMIGRIIQTGYRLSEPYFSYMMRYLRENRRQVIAQRNYWGMSRLGISLLLLLPPRWYCFYRRILEKVRK
- a CDS encoding RluA family pseudouridine synthase, with the protein product MEILYEDNHIIAVNKKNSDIVQGDKTGDTPLSEEVKSYIKKKYNKPGDVFLGVPHRIDRPVSGVVLFARTSKALARLNKMFQEHDEEISKKYWAIVGNLPPQDNGTLIHYMIKDSEKNKSYAYEKEKKGSKKAILEYKLIGHSQRYYLLEIKLCTGRHHQIRCQLAKIGCPIKGDLKYGFPRSNENGGISLHAREISFIHPVSKERVTIAATPPLNDTLWKEFYSNL
- the tssD gene encoding type VI secretion system tube protein TssD, which gives rise to MLITGAKLKINGSEYDILRMNYGFYRKIDRKGRPGSGVRGGSLCVQFESGRDNAVLQQMLLEDVPPVRGCIEVVTGQDGQRMRYIEFETAYICSQEENMFAGSVYPMLTTVVISPVRLDIDGKVRLDRRWPETYGFWWQVYRPENMKCAKKEVTEEKKPVTVLVRKIKGPEMALVGSEAEYEVTDYSIREVSSHNKLRIKWVVETGGKRYVQTGQGEKIRITMAEAWVGKEITVMAYLKKPVESVSVKTRVERWFLPRVLVQTRTKEGFGTKSERSQLEYEDCEGKGLTPVSAQIAVDMHYGDGKTHTGHFTLGSIKDANVLQNINELNLRYNDSELFNLFRELIRYTSMGSLESHNLEMVGHVQKQTYQNPQMQHKDRRLTEAVFGHESTMKFVKTITDAFKYAISESEGNLNKAHILKAFEDTSFPKRPSFSGKMDRLKGLTIALNDTWGFRVTITRYSLNADTKECTAVLRYRIFDHFGLDTDDIESYGTKEKVMKKSGGLGTIADHMTMPRDERGNPLIQQSVARSVAEEIANGFCAWFILQHLRGYKPFVTIMETEETLTFSI